ATTGGGCGAACATATTCTAAATCTATACCGACTTGGCGATCGCAACTCACTGCACACAAGGCTAACCCTTGAGAGTGGGTGAGGTTAAACCACAGCTTGCGATCGGCAAAGGAATCAGCTAAGATAGGTTTGCCTGAAGGTTCGTAAGAAAACTGCAAAAGTTGCGGTTCCACTTCCAAATAACGACTTAAAATAGTACGCAAGATCCCCCGACCAGCAATAAAACGCTGCCGATGCTGTTCTTTATAAAACCGCTTAGCCCGACAAACTTCATCACTAGATAGAGTAGCTGCTAAATGTTGTAGTTGTGCATCTGGTTGGTCAAGGTTAATTCGCCAGACATGAACTTCATCCTGTAGCAGGGTTAAGTTTGTTGGTGCAGTCAGCCACGAAGAATTATCAACGCTCATTGAGTTACGCAGTAAGGATCGGAATGAATGCTTGAAATTTCAATACCTAAATTTTGAAGGGAGGGAGAGGTAGGTTTTCCTCGCCTGCGGTAGTGCCTACGATTGTGAACTACCGTTCCCAACCAGTATCTAGTAATTTACCGCTCACATGACAAGACATTGAGGATTGGTAGAGTTACCTCCTTTCCTCCTACCGGGTATGCACCAGAAGACTGCTGTATAACCCGATGCTTAAACTCACATCACACAGTCAAACAGCCTTGTCGCTTTTTCAGGAGATAAAAAAGTGAGTTGTCAAAATCGGTTTTGCTTTTTGACTTACCTTTTATTATACTATTTCAGGAGCTGACACGAATAGTCTACTTGGAAACCATTTTGGCTCAATTTTCGTCTTTTATAAATTATTTAATTATTCTAAAGTTAGAAATCAGAAGACTTGGCAAAATATTACCCTGGTGAGTACCATAAAAAAAACCGTAATTTCCGATGATGGCAGTGATGAATTAATCAGTACATTATTCAAGGAAAACAAACTATGGAACCCGAAGTTCAAGCATCTGCTGTTAGAGAACTACCCTCTGTAAAACGTGGTGATACTGGTTCATCTGTAAGATTGCTACAGAATATCCTCATTTCTTTAGGCTATCTTGAGAGAAATCTCAACACTGGAAATTTCTTGGAGCAAACAGATGAAGCTGTAAGAAGCTTTCAAGCAGATAATGGTTTGCGTGTAGATGGTATCGTTGGTCCCAGAACTTGGGACGTTTTGGGCGGTTTACTCTGGGAGTAATTGGGTATTGGAGATGTCTTGTGGTGCGGGGCGCATTGCCCACCCCACAAGATGCAATACTGCTCGGATAAGGGACTTCCAAATAAAAAGTCTTCAAATATCTCTTGTGATACGGGCGGCACGAGCCGTCACTAGTATAGAACGGGCGGGGACGCCCGTACCACAAGTAGTGGTAATTTATCCGAAGGAAGAAGTTTGAAGGAAGGACCGAAGTTGGAATTTCTATGCCGAAGACGGCACGCTTCGCGAACAAACTTCTTTCTATAGGGGTTTAAAACCCCATCCCCTTAGGGTTGCCCGTTCTTATCTTGAGTCTGAATCCCCATCTCAAAACAAAACTTCTTTCTTCTTTCTTCTTCCTTCGTTCAATTCTTGGAAATCCCTTACTGACTTGCGTACAGTTTACTGATAACTGTGTACTTCTGACTGATATGACTAACGTTCACCAGCAACTTGAAGAACCAAACTTTCCTCAAGTTGTGTTTGGATTTCAGGCGATAACTTCCCTCTGGGAAGCGTTAAGAGGGTATGATTGCTAGCTTGGAAAGCTTGTACAAGGTACTTACAAGCTTTCTCCGGTTCGGCATGTTCGCCGCAGGTAAAGATATCCACAGCTATATAACCATATTCCGGCCAAGTATGTATTGAGATGTGAGACTCGGCTAAAAGTGCTAGACCAGTGACTCCATAAGGCTCGAAATGGTGAGTGAGCTCCGAAAGCAAAGTGGACTTTGCCACTTTAGCCGCTTCCTCAAGAGCCTGTTTCATAAAAACAGGATTGTTGAGTAGGTGTGTTGGACAGTTGTAAAGCTCTAAAATGCAGTGTCTGCCAACTGGAACCAAAGGTATGCCCCCCACCGGGTAAGATAGCATTTTCAATTTTTCACCCTTAAAACACAGAAAACTACAGAAAATAACCCCCTGGCATTAAATACACCTTCGCTACTTTCAAGCTAGACTCCCACGGGCAATTGCCCACAACGAGGTAATGAAAAATTTCTTACCCCCTACTCCCCACTCCCTACTCCCTACTCCCTATTTTCTAGACAGATGAATCCGGCAGAAGCCTCTCACTTACGCGTTCGCGCAGCGTGCCTCCGGCATAGGAAAGTGATGAGATGAATGCCGTCACCTATTGTAATTAAGCAGCTGTTGTGCAGTTATGCACAGAACGGCAATTATGGCACATAAGAAGTGATTTTGTGTATAGGGTTTTGTTATAAAATATTATTTTGAATTTTAGATATTTGACGGAATGGGTGTGGGTGTCGGAGTAGATGTAGGTGTTTCTGTAGGTGTGGGCGTAGGTGTTTCTGTAGGTGTTGGAGTAGATGTTGGTGTTTCTGTAGGTGTCTCTGTAGGTGTCTCTGTGGGTGTTGGGGTAGATGTAGGTGTTGGGGTAGGTGTAGGTATTGGCGTAGGAGTTGGAGGTGGGGTAGGATCTTCTGCTGTTGCTGTAATGGTAAGCGTATAATCTAAGGCGTCTCTTGAGGCTGTAGACACAACAACAAATTCATAAAATCCGC
This genomic interval from Scytonema hofmannii PCC 7110 contains the following:
- the hetI gene encoding 4'-phosphopantetheinyl transferase HetI, whose amino-acid sequence is MSVDNSSWLTAPTNLTLLQDEVHVWRINLDQPDAQLQHLAATLSSDEVCRAKRFYKEQHRQRFIAGRGILRTILSRYLEVEPQLLQFSYEPSGKPILADSFADRKLWFNLTHSQGLALCAVSCDRQVGIDLEYVRPISDVLSLANRFFAPGEYAVLSSLSPHQMQEVFFRYWTCKEAYLKATGVGIAQLEQIEIMLTPGQPAKLKTEQQWSLLEIVPDSNSVAAIAVEGSGIRLTRWQY
- a CDS encoding peptidoglycan-binding domain-containing protein is translated as MEPEVQASAVRELPSVKRGDTGSSVRLLQNILISLGYLERNLNTGNFLEQTDEAVRSFQADNGLRVDGIVGPRTWDVLGGLLWE
- the speD gene encoding adenosylmethionine decarboxylase, whose product is MLSYPVGGIPLVPVGRHCILELYNCPTHLLNNPVFMKQALEEAAKVAKSTLLSELTHHFEPYGVTGLALLAESHISIHTWPEYGYIAVDIFTCGEHAEPEKACKYLVQAFQASNHTLLTLPRGKLSPEIQTQLEESLVLQVAGER